In the Streptomyces cinnamoneus genome, CGGGCGGCGTGTACTCCGCGTACGGGCCCGTCTTCGTCCTCGTCATGACCGCGCTGGAGCGGCGCGTGGGCTCCGCCCGCGCGGCGGGGGTCTTCCTCCTCGGCCACGTCCTGGCCACGCTGGCCACGGAACTCCCCGTGGCCGGCGCCGTGGCCGCCGGCCGGCTGCCGGAGGCGTCGATGCACCGCCTCGACTACGGCATCAGCTTCGGCCTGATGGCCTGCGTCGGCGCCCTGTCGGGGCTGCTGTCGCGGCGCGCCGAATGGGCCCTGCTGGGCGTGGCCGGGGCGATGTGCGCCCGGGACCTGGTCGATCTGGTCGACCCGCTGGCGAGCTGGGGGCATCCGATCGCCCTGCTGACGGGCGTCGCCTGCCGCTCGCTGGTGCGGGACCGGTCCCCGAGCCGTGGAGCGGCCCCGGCCCTCTCGGCGGCCGCGGCCGTCCCGCCGCCCCCCGCTGCGGCACCCGCGGCCGGGGAGCCCGGTGCGGCCGGTGCGCTGGGGGAGGGTGTGCCGTGCCGGATCCCCCGGCCGCGCGCCGCGGACGGCGCCGGCGGGCAGCGCCGCGACGCGGACGCCCTCCGGTCGGGCTGACGGGGGCGCGGCGCCGTCGCCTCGCCGAGGTGAAGAACACGGCGTGACGGCCGGCGGGCCGTGCGGTCCGGGCGCGGCCGCCCCTGTGCGCCGGCACTTCGCGCTTCACTTCGGCGTCACCCCCAGGGATGGCCGCAGGGCGTGCCGGGCACGGCCGGCGTCCCCGGCGTGATCGCTCACAGCGAACACGAGCCTGGGAACACCACGGGCTTCCCGGGCATTGAGTCGACATAGCTCAACTTGCCTGCCGAAGGGGAGATCATGGCTTCGACGTCCACACCGCTCACCCTGCCCGTGCTGCCGCTCGACGACGAGGTGGTGCTGCCCGGCATGGTCGTCCCGCTGGACCTGTCCGACGGCGACGTCCGCGCGGCCGTGGAGGCGGCGCAGGCGGCCGCCGGGACCGGCGCCAAGCCGCGGGTGCTGCTCGTCCCGCGGGTCGACGGCACGTACGCGGCGGTCGGCACGCTCGGCACCGTGGAGCAGGTGGGCCGCCTCTCCGACGGCGACCCCGGCGCGCTCATCCGCGGCGTCCGCCGGGTGCGGATCGGATCCGGCACGACCGGGCCCGGTGCCGCGCTGTGGGTCGAGGGCACCGCGATGGAGGAGGTCACCCCCGATCCGCTGCCGGGCGCCGTGACCGAGCTGATGAAGGAGTACAAGGCGCTGGCCACCAGCTGGCTGCGCAAGCGCGGCGCCTGGCAGGTCGTCGACCGCGTCCAGCAGATCGACGACGTCGGCCAGCTCGCCGACAACTCCGGCTATTCGCCCTTCCTCACCGTCGCCCAGCGCGTCGAGCTGCTGGAGACCGCCGACCCGGTGGCCCGGCTCCGCCTGGCCGTGAAGTGGCTCGGCGACCACCTCGCCGAGCAGGACGTCGCGGAGTCCATCGCGAAGGACGTCCAGGAAGGCGTCGACAAGCAGCAGCGCGAGTTCCTGCTCCGCCGCCAGCTGGAGGCCGTCCGCAAGGAACTGGCCGGGCTGAGCGGCGACCCGGAGAGCGAGTCGGAGGACTACCGCGCCCGCGTCGAGGCCGCCGACCTGCCGGACGACGTCCGCCAGGCGGCCCTGAAGGAGGTCGACAAGCTCGAACGCGCCTCCGACC is a window encoding:
- a CDS encoding rhomboid-like protein; protein product: MTAVDADADVDAEAVPGAAPAPVRRARHLPRGLRRLLPTPLGTPFTFFYGLVLLATAVYTDLGDEATVNQLLRDSSTDAAHLAEQPLVVLVASALWIAGGVYSAYGPVFVLVMTALERRVGSARAAGVFLLGHVLATLATELPVAGAVAAGRLPEASMHRLDYGISFGLMACVGALSGLLSRRAEWALLGVAGAMCARDLVDLVDPLASWGHPIALLTGVACRSLVRDRSPSRGAAPALSAAAAVPPPPAAAPAAGEPGAAGALGEGVPCRIPRPRAADGAGGQRRDADALRSG